The Piliocolobus tephrosceles isolate RC106 unplaced genomic scaffold, ASM277652v3 unscaffolded_21954, whole genome shotgun sequence sequence ACCTTGGCTTTCTCAGGCGCATCTTgggttggaggctgcagtcatCACCGAGGCCTGTGGCTGTCCCAGGCCCCCCACGTGCCCTGTGCTTGAGCTACAGGATGTGGGTATGCCCTGGGCAGGAGGCGGGCAGAGCCCTGGAGGGACGGTTCCACCCCTCGTGTCCCCTCCAGGGCCCCGCACCCGGGGGCTGCCTGGCAGGTGCTCTTCCCAGAAAGCGTCCGGTTCCTGAGAGCCCATTAGGACCATGCTTCCGTTTTGATGTGGTTATTTTTAAGAATCCCTCATCAGATTTCATTTCAGATAAAACAGCCCTTACAAAGCAGGGCTTTGAAGACTCTGATTGTCGAGGTGCACGTGCATGCTTGGAGTGGGTGGGCTCTGAGCACCTGTCGGGGGCTTGGGTGTTAGAAATGTTTTAATGACTCCAGGCATTGAGCACGCACAGAGTCACGGCTGTGGCACCTGACCCAGTGCCCTGCGACGCGCCCACAGGTCGAAAGCTGCCCTGCGCCTGAAGTTCGAGGTGTGCAAGGAGCTGAGGGCCCACCTGGAGCTCCTGCCTGAGACAGGCTACATCCAGGCACAGTCGTCCTACTCTGTGCAGCTCAAGTTCCTGCCGCGGTAGGTGCCAGGATGccagggccagggcaggaggacgTGGGAGGATGTGGGCTCCGAGGCGCCCTCTCCACTGGCCACTCCTCTGATCTCATTGCTGCCGGGATCATCACCCCTCAGGGATGTGTTCTGGGGCAGAGGCCATGACACTGGGGGGCAGTCACAGCTGGGTCGGTGGTCCCTTTTGGTTGCTTTTGTTTAAGATGTGAGCCAAgttgaagttcatttttttgtACAGAGGTTTCCAGTTATTCCAGCCTCGTTGAAAAGATCGGGAGGCTGTGCGTCCCCCAAGCACGGCCTGCGGCTCTCACTGCCACTGAGGGTCTGCTGCCTGCTGGGATAAGGTGGCCCAGGATACGGCTCTGGCTTGTTGCGGGCACCCTGCTGTCTGTGCACTCCCACACTGTCTTCCCTGTCTTCATCTCTTTCTCGTAACTCCCTGGGGTTCTGCTTTGAGATCCGTGCACGCCTGACATTTGCTCCTTTGCCTGTATCTTGAGGGTGTCCCTGTCACCTAGTCATCCCTTGTCCTCTCCAATCCAAGGCTCTTTCCAGGCCTCCTGGGTTCATCCCCTGGTCTCTGCTTTTGCCAGGTGGACTTTGGTTTCTGCATTTCAGCGTTTTTTGTGCTTTGGAGGCTGGACGTCCTATGTCTGATCCCAGGTCCCCAGAGCTGCCCTCAGCATCCGGGCCAGGACTGAGGTCCAGACAAAGGATGCTCAGTGGAGCTTGGTGAGGGAGGTGGGCGCAGCAGGCACAACCTGGCGGGACTTGGAGGGGAACAGGGTGGAGATGAGCTTTAAATCGACTGTTTCCTGGACTTGCCCTTGCCGGCCACCTGTCACAGGGAAgctgatgtttttctttcttatttgtacTTTTTCTGATATTTCTATAACAACACTAACTTATGTAATCAGAGATCAAACTCTGATTAAAGTGAAAATGCATTTTCAAAGGACTTTTTAAGATTCCTTTATGATACAAACTCCATATTAATTTGAAACTTGgctattgaatttttttctgtttatttaaacaCAGCTTTTGAGCCACAGTCAGTTGTGTTGCTCCTGGGAGTGACTGGCTACTTAGACTCAGACATGCCAGAGCCCTCGCGGGCCCACGGGGGCCACGTGCTGGCAGGTTCTGTGCGAGAGCGGGAGGTCGGCACGAGGCGTATCCCAGCACCAATGTTTCGGAGATGCCGCACCTCTCAAAGATGTAGAAGCACCACTGACAGTGGGTCTTCCTGTCATTTCACAAAATGGAAGGAGGAAAGCACATTCGCCTCGTCTGCCTCTTTCAGACACTCCCTCCCGGAGGATGCGGGCAGGTATTTTGACAAGGAGACCCGAGTCCTGGAGGCCCCGATGACCATATGGGTGGCTGACCAGGTCTGTGTTGGGGCACTTCCCAGGGATGCTGGGCGCTCCTGGGGAACAGTGGCTTTCCTGGGAGGCCAGGCAAGGGCCCCCAAAAGGGCCCATCCTCACTTGCCTTCCAGTGAGGCATCTAGCGGCCAGAGGGCCTTGCCTGCTGGGAGGGTGCTCATGAGCCAGAGAGAGGCCTCCAAGGCCTGCCCAAGCCAGCAGGGCTGTGTCCCAGGCACCCGCACCTGCATGTGCACACATGAGGGGTGCCCACACAGCTGCACACGTCTATGCGCCCATGTGTGCCACACACAGGGACACATGCACCCCACTCCACCTGCAGCTGGCTCTCAGCTGCCACCCACCCCCATGTCAGGGAGTGGTCACAGGGAAGTGGGTTTTATTAAAAGATGGCCTTATTGTGTACTGGAAACCGTGGACCGTGGCCACAAGGCAGCAGCAGTGGTCGCGCCTCAGAGTTTGGGGAGCACTTGGTAAGTCTCCAAGCAGCTGCGAGAGCGACTGCGCCCTTTGTGCCTCAGAACAAGCCAGTGGAATTCACCGTGCATGCCATTGTCACCACCTCGGACCTGGAGCTCAGTCCCTCGGAGGTGGATTTTGGCTACTGCACCATCTACGAGGCCATCAGGACAGAAATCAGCCTCCACAACCACTCACTCCTGCCCCAGGAGTTTGGGTTCGTCAAGCTTCCCAAGGTACCTCCTGCGGCCAGGCCTGAGGCAAGAGGGGTGAGGCCGCGAAGCCCTGGGGACAGGATGCAGTGGCCACTGCTCCAGGGTGCCCACGCATGGGCGTGTGGCCCAACTTCCGTCTCTCAGCTGCACCCCCCACACCTGGACCTCCCCACCCTGCACACCAGCCCTGGATGTGCAGCCCAACTTCTGCCTGTCAGCTGCAACCCTACCCTCGGTCCCATGCACGTCCTGCCCTCCAGATCCCTCTCTCTGCTCTTCCTTCTGGAACTTTCCCCTGCTGGGGCCACACAAGGTAGCTAGGACGAGGCCCAAACCTGGGCACCCCTCACCTTTCCCTGGGCTGCCCTGCTACCACCACCACCGTCCTCTCCTCCCCCcgtctgtctcacacacacatgcacatgctcaCAATCGCTCATGCACTCATACACATGTGCTCACACTCACTTGCTGACATTCATACCACCACACTCTCACACGGTCACACCAATCTCTTACACACACACTTCTTACACACAGCCACACTTTCACACACGTTCACACTCTTACACTCATACTTGCTTACACAATCACTCTTACACTCACACACTCGCTCACACATGATCACACTAATCTCACACTCGCTTACACGGTCACACTAATCTCACACATGATCACACTTATCTCTTATGCTCACACAATCACACTAATCTCTTACTCTCACACACATATACGGTCACACTAATCTCTGACTCTTGCACTGATGCTCACACACAATCACACTAATCTCATGCTCACACTCGCTCACACATGATCACACTGTCTTACTCTCACAGTCACAATGGCTCACACACAAATTTCTTACGCTCGCTCACACATGATCACACTAATGTCTTACATTCACACACACTTGCTCACACGACCACACTAATCTCTTGCACTGACACACGCTCACATGATCACACTAATctttcactcacacacacaatcacactaTCTCTTACACTCACGCTCGCTCACGATCACACTAATCTCTTACACACACGATCACACTAATCTCTCACACGCACTCTCACACTCACAGCCCTGCTGCACATGTGTCCACGTGGTCTCCCCGTGACATTGCCTCAGAGCACTCTTCCATTTCCAGTTTGTGGACGTGCAGCCCAACGATGGGTTTGGGACCATCCTGCCCCTGGAAACGCTGCAGTTCGATGTGATCTTCCAGCCCACCAAGGCCGAGGAATACAGCTTCAAGCTGACCTGCAAGTCTGAGATCAACCGGTGAGCCTGCCAGGCAGAGGGGACGCAGTGGGCCTGGAGCACCTGCTCGGGAGGGGCCACCCTTCCCAGCAGCACCACATCCCTGCCTCTGGCCCCACCTGCGTGGCTGACCACAGGGCTGTGCTGGGCAGCACTGCCAGCCGGCAGGAACCTCAAACCCGGGTGCAGACAGGCCTGGGACCTGGGCAGCCTTGAGTTCTGGGCCCGCTCAgccgtgtgtgcgtgtgtgtcgtgtgtgcatgtatatgagCATGTGTGTGAGGACAGGCAAGTGTGCCTGTGAGTGTATGAACATGTGTGCACATACAGGCATATCACTGTAGTAGGCGTGAGTGCATATGGGTGTGTGCAAGAGTGCATGTTTGTCAGTGTGAGACTGTGTGTGAGCATGTgggagtgtatgtgtgtgagcaTATGTGATTGCGTGAATGTGTGAGTGCAGGTATGTGAGTGTAtgggggggtgtgtgtgagtACATGTACGTGGGTGTGTGAACTTGCATGAGTGTGAGCACATGTGAGTGAGCGTGTGTGAGTGAgcatgtatatgtgtgagtgCATGTATGTGGGTGTGTAAGGTTAGTGCATGTATGTGTGAGCATGCATGTGAGTGAATGTGTTTCTGTGTGGGTGGACCTGGTGTAACGACCTGCATGCTCTGACGTCTTGTGCAACCAGCCAGTCTCTGCACCTCCCTGAGCCTGAGAGTGGGATGAGGAGGTGGTAGAGGGAGAGGTGAAACTGGACCCGAAGCAGTGGCCGGTGGTCCTGCGTGGGTTCTCGTTGCTGCTGGGACCATCAGTCTCCAGGGATGTGTTCTGGGGCAGAGGCCAAGACACTGGGGGGCAGTCACAGCTGGGTCTGTGGTCCATTTTGATTGCTTTTGTTTCAGATGTGAGCCAAGTTGAGGTTCATTTTTTTGCACAGAGGCTTCCAATTATTCCAGCCTCGTCGAAAAGATTCCATTCTGCCCTGAATTCCTCTGTGCCTTCATCAAACAATCACCCACATTTGGGTCCTACTGACCTGGGCCGTGGGGCCTCCCTCCATCTCTGTGGGTccttgaaatgtatttattgaagaAGGCAGGTGGGTTTGTTTTGTTCAGGTGGGTTTGTTCTGTGGAGTTGCCACAGGTGGGATGCTGTCCCGTGGTGTCAGTTCACACGTTCCTCTGTTCTGTGTTGCGAGTTCGTTGGCAGCGGGACCTCTGGGCTAGTCAGGCAGCCAGACCACTTCAAAAGCCACGTTGGCTCCTTCTCCGGGGCACGTTAACGCCCAGTCATCTCTCCCTCAGCCGCCTTTGGTCCTCGGTGCTTTGCACCTTCCATCCGTAATCACGGCCCTGTGACTCTGACCTATCGATGTCGCAGTTTCCAACCCTGTGTCACTTTCTGAACTCTTTGAGGCACACGTGGAGTCGTCAGGCTGCAGCGTTTGATTCCTTCATAACACTGCTTCCCAGCGTGCTTCACCGTTTACATAAATTCCACTCCTCATTCCCTCTCATCTCGTAACAATGTCACCTGTGATTCGACCTTTTGCTACTGCTCATTTTCAAGTGCAATTATTTCTTTctgaacttttacattttttttttaattttttttaatttttttgagacagggtcttgctctgtcacccaggcttgagtgcagtggtgcaatcacggctcactgcagcctccacctcccaggttcaagcaatcctctcacctcagcctcctgagtgtggctaggactaca is a genomic window containing:
- the LOC111544550 gene encoding cilia- and flagella-associated protein 74-like; this encodes LERLTTAIPPSEEQTEITLGEITEGKIGPFSSIKVPIIFTPVVPGNVQARFKVMFKNPQCPALHFRVMGVAIDVPVWVPKPSVDLKICMYDRLYQDSVLVHTRSKAALRLKFEVCKELRAHLELLPETGYIQAQSSYSVQLKFLPRHSLPEDAGRYFDKETRVLEAPMTIWVADQNKPVEFTVHAIVTTSDLELSPSEVDFGYCTIYEAIRTEISLHNHSLLPQEFGFVKLPKFVDVQPNDGFGTILPLETLQFDVIFQPTKAEEYSFKLTCKSEINR